The following are encoded in a window of Brevibacillus ruminantium genomic DNA:
- a CDS encoding carboxyltransferase domain-containing protein, with the protein MFMLPETRFDFGRDEYIFAEISRDMSEESNFKSLAITSKLRKRQIPGILDICPSNSSYLIRFDPKVITAGMQLRAADLLRLLRRFMLIWI; encoded by the coding sequence ATGTTCATGCTGCCGGAGACCCGCTTTGATTTTGGCAGAGATGAATACATATTTGCAGAAATCTCCCGGGATATGAGCGAAGAGAGCAACTTCAAATCGCTGGCGATCACCTCTAAACTGAGAAAGCGGCAGATACCTGGCATCCTGGACATCTGTCCATCCAACTCTTCGTACCTGATTCGCTTCGATCCTAAAGTAATCACGGCAGGGATGCAACTACGGGCGGCGGATTTGTTACGATTGTTACGGCGATTCATGCTGATCTGGATTTGA
- a CDS encoding sigma 54-interacting transcriptional regulator, whose amino-acid sequence MLFWKDVLQTVSIPIPKDSSLLFALQSMEEQKVDLLFVCDELGEIVGYVDKESVLKQLQQQEHLDHRIAYRVDIVKVPEQGEISFYHNISVVLGVNEQGMITGYSTTKDTKNRLDRFQLQQFNEDLKAVYSSASEQITVVDQHGTIIRVAGLFLKGFWQEEKAEQLIGKNLYDMEKERQFSPNVAELCLTQKKRVSLIQESKSGRKVWSVATPVFHGDKIEKVVILSEDITGIHELRAELELARKESNEYKKELDQLLTQNKGDRRKLIFRSHVMERLVDECKHIAKVDSTVLLSGESGVGKEVFARAIHEYSHRRNEPFIRVNCGAIPETLMESELFGYEKGAFTGADQRGKPGLFELAHKGSIFLDEVTELPYNMQVKLLRVLQEREIMRVGGTRTISVDVRVIAATNQNIHELVRKQLFREDLYYRLNVIPIQIPPLRQRVLDIIPLTVHFLQVYNRMYKLDKTLTKEAFHVLEGYHWPGNVRELQNLIERLVVTTRGEYIGARVVLAQLYGERQQSIDNMPIIREIMPLKEAVEKVEEQLISLALQKYGTAAKAAEILGVSPATLSRRMHKLLF is encoded by the coding sequence TTGCTGTTCTGGAAGGATGTTTTACAAACAGTTTCCATCCCCATACCGAAAGACAGTTCCTTGCTGTTTGCCCTGCAGTCAATGGAAGAACAAAAGGTAGACCTGCTCTTCGTCTGTGACGAGCTAGGTGAAATCGTCGGTTACGTCGATAAGGAATCTGTGTTGAAACAGCTTCAGCAGCAGGAGCATCTCGATCACCGGATTGCCTATCGGGTCGATATCGTGAAAGTGCCGGAGCAGGGAGAAATCTCTTTCTATCACAATATCTCTGTCGTGCTGGGAGTGAATGAACAGGGGATGATTACCGGCTATTCCACGACCAAAGACACGAAGAACAGACTGGATCGTTTTCAGTTGCAGCAGTTTAACGAGGATTTAAAAGCGGTTTACTCCTCCGCAAGCGAACAAATTACGGTCGTCGATCAGCACGGCACAATTATTCGCGTGGCCGGCCTTTTTTTGAAAGGCTTTTGGCAGGAAGAAAAGGCGGAGCAGTTGATCGGCAAAAATCTGTATGACATGGAAAAGGAGAGGCAGTTTTCGCCCAATGTGGCAGAACTATGCCTCACGCAGAAAAAGCGTGTATCACTAATCCAGGAGTCCAAGAGCGGCAGAAAAGTATGGTCAGTCGCAACGCCCGTTTTTCACGGCGACAAAATCGAAAAGGTAGTCATCCTCTCTGAGGATATTACGGGCATACATGAGCTGCGTGCTGAGCTGGAGCTGGCTCGAAAGGAATCCAACGAGTACAAAAAGGAGCTGGATCAGCTTTTGACACAGAACAAAGGCGATCGGCGCAAGCTCATCTTTCGCTCGCATGTCATGGAGCGCCTGGTTGATGAATGTAAGCATATTGCCAAGGTTGATTCGACCGTGCTTTTGTCGGGTGAGTCGGGCGTAGGCAAGGAAGTTTTTGCCCGAGCCATCCATGAATACAGTCACCGAAGAAATGAGCCGTTTATCCGCGTTAATTGCGGAGCCATCCCGGAGACGCTGATGGAAAGCGAACTTTTTGGCTATGAAAAAGGAGCCTTTACCGGTGCCGATCAGAGGGGGAAGCCCGGCTTGTTTGAGTTGGCTCACAAGGGAAGTATCTTTTTGGACGAGGTCACAGAGCTTCCGTACAATATGCAAGTCAAGCTGCTCAGGGTCCTGCAAGAACGGGAGATTATGCGCGTGGGTGGTACTCGAACGATTTCTGTGGACGTTCGGGTCATCGCTGCGACCAACCAAAATATTCATGAACTGGTTCGCAAACAGTTATTTCGCGAGGACCTGTATTATCGCCTGAATGTCATCCCGATCCAGATCCCGCCGCTGCGCCAAAGAGTGCTCGATATTATTCCACTAACGGTTCATTTTTTGCAGGTGTACAACCGGATGTACAAGCTGGACAAAACCCTCACCAAAGAGGCGTTCCATGTCCTGGAGGGGTATCACTGGCCCGGGAACGTGAGAGAATTGCAAAACTTGATCGAAAGACTCGTGGTGACGACGAGAGGGGAGTATATCGGGGCTCGTGTTGTATTGGCCCAATTATACGGCGAGAGACAGCAAAGCATCGATAACATGCCAATCATCCGGGAGATTATGCCGTTGAAGGAAGCGGTTGAGAAAGTCGAAGAGCAGTTGATCAGTCTGGCCCTGCAAAAATATGGAACTGCCGCAAAAGCAGCCGAGATTCTGGGGGTCAGCCCGGCTACGCTGAGCAGGAGGATGCACAAACTTCTTTTCTAA
- a CDS encoding acetyl-CoA carboxylase, which yields MSERKAILSPLPGVFYRKPSPELPAYAQEGDVIKAGQVLGLIEVMKNFYEIKAEEDIIIEQFMVDNESIVDAGQELVLVKNQAS from the coding sequence ATGAGCGAGAGAAAAGCGATTCTTTCTCCACTTCCGGGAGTCTTTTACCGAAAGCCAAGTCCCGAATTGCCTGCTTACGCCCAAGAAGGAGACGTGATCAAAGCGGGTCAAGTCCTCGGGTTGATCGAGGTTATGAAAAACTTCTATGAAATCAAGGCGGAAGAAGATATCATCATCGAGCAATTCATGGTAGATAACGAATCTATCGTCGATGCCGGGCAAGAGCTTGTACTCGTAAAAAATCAAGCTTCCTGA
- a CDS encoding 5-oxoprolinase subunit C family protein — protein MIKVIKPGLQTTVQDQGRVGMYEIGMPPSGAMDKFSFTVANLLAGNQPNAAVLEITYMGPALQFEKAMKISLTGGNIPPKINGQAVPMWETLQVQEGDTLTFDFVQSGARTYLAVEGGIDVPVVMNSRSTYTLIGIGGYQGRALAEGDVLAVGEMKQKDVPVGTKIDPALIPIYEKTHEIRVVVGLCSYRLTEESLSTFLESEWTVTPEANRIGYRHKGERLKFVDREQPFGAGSNPSNVTDLGYPIGSIQVPDGVEPIVLLHDAVTGGGYATIATVISTDLNRMAQIKTNEKVRFRAVSLSEALEARQQLKQQLQQIADNMAM, from the coding sequence ATGATTAAGGTGATCAAGCCAGGCTTGCAAACAACCGTCCAGGATCAGGGGCGTGTCGGCATGTATGAAATCGGCATGCCGCCGTCAGGAGCGATGGACAAATTTTCCTTTACCGTGGCTAATTTGCTGGCAGGCAATCAACCAAATGCCGCTGTACTGGAGATTACTTACATGGGACCAGCCCTCCAGTTTGAAAAAGCGATGAAGATCAGCCTGACAGGAGGCAACATCCCCCCGAAAATAAACGGCCAGGCAGTGCCGATGTGGGAGACCCTGCAGGTTCAGGAAGGCGATACGCTGACCTTTGACTTTGTTCAATCAGGGGCAAGAACCTACCTCGCCGTTGAGGGCGGCATCGATGTCCCGGTCGTGATGAATTCGCGATCCACTTACACCTTGATCGGCATCGGCGGGTATCAAGGCAGAGCGCTGGCTGAGGGTGACGTATTGGCGGTAGGGGAGATGAAGCAAAAAGATGTGCCGGTTGGAACAAAAATCGATCCCGCTCTGATCCCCATCTACGAAAAGACCCATGAAATTCGCGTGGTCGTTGGCCTTTGCAGTTATCGGTTGACAGAGGAAAGCCTGTCCACTTTTCTGGAGAGTGAATGGACAGTCACGCCGGAGGCAAACCGGATTGGGTATCGGCATAAAGGGGAGCGCTTGAAGTTTGTCGATCGAGAGCAGCCCTTTGGAGCGGGAAGCAACCCGTCCAATGTGACCGACCTGGGCTATCCGATCGGTTCCATTCAAGTGCCAGATGGTGTAGAGCCGATTGTTCTTTTACATGATGCAGTAACGGGTGGCGGTTATGCTACGATTGCCACTGTGATTAGTACTGATTTAAATCGGATGGCGCAGATCAAAACGAATGAAAAAGTCCGCTTTCGGGCTGTATCCCTGTCGGAAGCACTGGAAGCCAGGCAGCAGTTAAAGCAGCAGCTGCAACAAATAGCAGACAACATGGCCATGTAA
- a CDS encoding nucleotidyltransferase family protein: MTIRLDAIILAAGTASRMGRTKQLLPLAGKLLLEHVISQVRRFPFSRIHTVIGHDAHLIQEQIYVDDRRFQWLLNPEFKEGLGTSLRKGLQEVIEGIEQREAQSSVQGAVEAQLQANRKPEWLGAAAMVFLADLPFIQENTISQIIARGLEQTQKDRRPFLIHPCYQDTSGHPVFWGNLQADVIKQIAGDRGGGGMRDVLRMSVTVQDPGICTDIDTPEAYERAIRLAESR, encoded by the coding sequence GTGACAATCCGATTGGATGCGATCATTCTGGCAGCTGGCACAGCTTCGCGGATGGGACGCACCAAACAATTGCTCCCACTGGCAGGGAAGCTGCTTCTGGAGCATGTTATTTCGCAAGTGAGGCGCTTCCCTTTTTCCAGGATTCATACCGTCATCGGTCATGACGCCCACCTGATCCAGGAACAAATCTACGTCGATGACAGGCGATTTCAATGGCTTCTGAACCCTGAATTTAAGGAGGGACTCGGCACCTCTTTACGGAAGGGACTGCAAGAAGTCATAGAGGGAATAGAGCAAAGGGAAGCACAAAGTTCTGTGCAAGGAGCCGTTGAAGCACAGTTGCAAGCAAATCGGAAACCCGAATGGCTTGGAGCGGCAGCGATGGTGTTTCTCGCGGACCTTCCTTTTATTCAGGAGAACACGATTTCCCAGATCATCGCACGTGGCCTGGAGCAAACACAAAAGGACAGAAGACCTTTTCTGATCCATCCCTGTTACCAAGACACATCGGGTCATCCGGTGTTTTGGGGCAATCTTCAGGCGGATGTGATCAAGCAGATAGCCGGGGATCGCGGAGGAGGCGGCATGCGCGACGTTCTCCGCATGTCTGTAACCGTCCAAGACCCGGGCATCTGTACCGACATCGATACGCCAGAGGCATATGAACGGGCCATTCGCTTGGCCGAATCCCGGTAA
- a CDS encoding response regulator produces the protein MRQRYKILVIDDEPITRMDIREMLQEEGYDVVAEGKNGKEAIELTQKWKPNLIIMDVKMPVMDGLKASRIIRNTSNSAVLLLTAYSAGEMIAEAECAGVCAYLVKPVSEEELLPAVERVINRHREAEFNTVSPLI, from the coding sequence TTGCGTCAGCGCTACAAAATACTGGTCATCGACGATGAGCCGATCACCCGGATGGATATCCGGGAAATGCTGCAGGAAGAAGGATACGACGTTGTGGCGGAAGGCAAAAACGGTAAAGAAGCGATTGAATTGACGCAAAAGTGGAAGCCCAATCTCATCATTATGGATGTAAAAATGCCGGTGATGGACGGTTTGAAAGCATCGAGGATCATTCGAAATACTTCGAATTCAGCTGTTTTGCTCTTAACAGCCTACAGCGCAGGGGAAATGATCGCGGAAGCAGAGTGTGCAGGCGTCTGTGCCTATCTGGTCAAACCGGTATCGGAAGAGGAATTGCTCCCGGCCGTGGAGCGGGTCATCAATCGTCACAGAGAGGCGGAGTTCAACACCGTCTCCCCTTTGATCTAA
- a CDS encoding LamB/YcsF family protein gives MYKVDLNCDMGESFGFYQLGNDEEMMQYISSANIACGFHAGDPHVMRKTVELAKAYGVGIGAHPGFPDLLGFGRRHMRCTPDEIRDYILYQIGALREFAAWSGTKLQHCKPHGALFMMAMEDEQIACAILEGLSALSNELIVFALNGSAFEEAGRKMGMPIAREVYADREHTADGSIVMTRKGPIITDKGEMAKRVVRMVTKGRVRTPDGEDAHIFADTICIHGDTPGAVELVKEIRSAFEQASITVTPVREILT, from the coding sequence TTGTACAAGGTGGACCTCAATTGCGATATGGGGGAAAGCTTTGGCTTCTATCAATTGGGAAATGATGAAGAGATGATGCAATACATCTCCTCTGCCAATATTGCATGTGGCTTCCACGCGGGTGATCCCCATGTCATGAGAAAAACCGTAGAGTTGGCAAAAGCGTACGGCGTCGGGATCGGTGCGCATCCTGGATTTCCGGATTTGCTCGGTTTTGGGCGAAGGCATATGCGGTGCACTCCCGATGAAATACGCGACTATATCCTGTATCAAATTGGAGCGCTGCGCGAATTTGCAGCCTGGTCAGGGACAAAGCTGCAACACTGTAAGCCTCACGGGGCTTTGTTCATGATGGCGATGGAGGATGAGCAAATCGCCTGCGCTATTCTGGAGGGGTTATCCGCTCTGTCAAATGAGCTGATCGTCTTCGCATTGAATGGTTCCGCATTTGAAGAAGCAGGGCGAAAAATGGGAATGCCCATCGCCCGGGAGGTATATGCCGATCGGGAGCATACAGCTGATGGTTCCATCGTCATGACGCGCAAGGGACCCATCATCACAGACAAAGGGGAAATGGCGAAGCGAGTCGTCCGGATGGTGACAAAGGGACGTGTGCGAACACCAGACGGGGAAGATGCCCACATCTTTGCCGATACGATTTGCATCCATGGAGATACACCGGGAGCTGTCGAGCTGGTAAAAGAGATTCGTTCCGCTTTCGAACAGGCTTCCATTACGGTAACGCCGGTCCGGGAAATCCTGACGTGA
- a CDS encoding 5-oxoprolinase subunit B family protein, producing MIHTQVRYEYGGDEFVFVQLSEEMSLESNFKGMAITRELKERNLPGIVDICPSNASYMVRIDPEVLHPDELIQVLQEIEQQVAGLDQITISSRLVDVPVLFEDPWTHEAVMRFRDRHQDPGSTDLEYSARVNGYESKEAFIDAITSSPFLVSMIGFVPGLPWCFQMVAREKQIEVPKYVRPRTFTPERTFGFGGAFAVIYPVQGAGGYQMYGIAPAPIYQKEQTLPDFQDSIVFPKQGDIFRYRSVTRDEYDEIRRQVEDGTFVYRKKDFSFTPKEVLEDPDSFSEMVLRRLYHD from the coding sequence ATGATTCACACGCAGGTGCGTTATGAATACGGAGGAGATGAATTTGTCTTCGTCCAGCTTTCTGAAGAGATGAGCCTGGAGTCCAATTTTAAAGGAATGGCCATCACCCGGGAATTAAAGGAGCGAAACCTTCCGGGAATTGTGGATATCTGTCCTTCCAATGCTTCCTATATGGTGCGGATTGATCCGGAAGTACTTCATCCGGATGAGCTGATCCAGGTGCTCCAGGAGATCGAGCAGCAGGTGGCGGGGCTTGATCAGATTACGATTTCGTCACGACTGGTTGATGTGCCGGTGCTCTTTGAGGACCCCTGGACGCATGAAGCGGTCATGCGCTTTCGAGATCGGCATCAGGACCCGGGATCGACCGATTTGGAATATTCCGCCCGCGTCAATGGTTATGAGAGCAAAGAAGCTTTTATCGACGCGATCACCAGTTCGCCTTTTCTCGTCTCGATGATTGGCTTTGTCCCCGGGTTGCCCTGGTGCTTCCAGATGGTCGCCCGTGAAAAGCAAATTGAAGTACCCAAATACGTTCGTCCCCGGACCTTTACGCCAGAGCGAACTTTCGGCTTCGGAGGTGCTTTTGCCGTCATTTATCCCGTTCAGGGGGCAGGTGGTTACCAGATGTACGGAATCGCACCGGCACCCATCTACCAGAAGGAGCAGACGCTTCCCGATTTTCAGGACTCCATCGTGTTTCCGAAGCAGGGGGATATCTTCCGCTACCGTAGCGTGACTCGCGACGAATACGATGAGATCCGCAGGCAGGTAGAGGACGGAACCTTCGTCTACCGGAAAAAGGATTTCTCTTTTACGCCCAAGGAAGTATTGGAAGACCCCGATTCGTTCTCGGAGATGGTGCTGAGGAGGTTGTACCATGATTAA